A window of Apium graveolens cultivar Ventura chromosome 8, ASM990537v1, whole genome shotgun sequence contains these coding sequences:
- the LOC141676999 gene encoding uncharacterized protein LOC141676999: MMLLLQRAARKPADAARAGPSGVPHSVSIELLDDQGNKVIEDNEKVVSDLVRVEGNPRKRFRREDDEVVVGGRGGGVEVVNKTAAIVGERVYGKTVDPRSKKEVMRVEIQPTERWTGGSTVPLRALNLFNLPQDLVAYDGRKREDLVDRCKSRAGRFLSDFMHILEDYKADVDGEACSKLEAEVAALKGEKKKVAVGFAELEHRVADLSKANSALSKKVAEMEAAEQVSSGRVRELEGRLLEMERELEEERSKRQCLDRQVEGMDGSYKLIVKENEDLKKEVKKAVEDIADALGDGYGRCLRRMEEVGIAVEGHAFDDYLRDLASKGDNA; the protein is encoded by the exons ATGATGTTGTTGCTGCAGCGTGCCGCGAGGAAGCCTGCTGATGCGGCCAGGGCTGGACCGTCGGGGGTTCCTCATTCAGTTTCAATTGAGTTGCTAGATGACCAGGGAAACAAGGTAATTGAAGACAATGAGAAGGTTGTTTCAGATCTCGTCCGCGTGGAAGGTAATCCTCGAAAGCGATTTCGGAGGGAAGATGATGAGGTAGTTGTTGGAGGACGGGGGGGCGGAGTCGAGGTTGTGAACAAAACTGCGGCCATTGTCGGGGAAAGGGTTTATGGAAAGACCGTCGACCCTCGATCCAAGAAAGAGGTGATGAGGGTCGAGATCCAGCCCACGGAGCGATGGACGGGTGGATCAACCGTGCCCTTGAGAGCACTTAATCTCTTTAACTTACCTCAGGATTTGGTTGCTTATGATGGGAGGAAGCGTGAGGACCTTGTTGATCGATGTAAGAGCCGGGCTGGGCGG TTTCTTTCCGATTTTATGCATATACTGGAGGATTACAAGGCTGATGTTGATGGTGAGGCTTGTTCCAAGCTCGAAGCTGAGGTTGCTGCCTTGAAGGGGGAAAAGAAGAAGGTTGCGGTGGGTTTTGCGGAACTCGAGCATAGGGTGGCTGATTTGTCTAAGGCAAATTCCGCATTGTCGAAAAAGGTTGCTGAGATGGAGGCTGCTGAGCAGGTGTCGAGTGGGAGGGTACGAGAACTCGAGGGTCGACTTCTCGAGATGGAAAGGGAGCTTGAAGAGGAAAGAAGCAAGCGCCAATGCTTGGACCGACAGGTCGAAGGAATGGATGGCTCCTACAAGTTGATCGTGAAGGAAAATGAAGATTTGAAGAAAGAAGTAAAGAAAGCTGTTGAAGATATCGCTGATGCTCTGGGCGACGGTTATGGACGATGTCTCCGGCGGATGGAAGAGGTTGGTATTGCCGTCGAGGGTCATGCCTTTGATGACTACCTTCGTGACCTGGCATCGAAGGGTGATAACGCATGA